A window of Caretta caretta isolate rCarCar2 chromosome 13, rCarCar1.hap1, whole genome shotgun sequence contains these coding sequences:
- the LOC142068888 gene encoding olfactory receptor 6F1-like, with translation MACLVSRALYVVLKSLCFFCFIIYPSCEKKASPLALRMVDEMTAQMQSVANTEWGNQSIITEFIFLGFENIQDLKVLLFLVFLVIYIVTMTGNMLIIALVMADQHLHTPMYFFLGNLACLENCYTSTILPRLLASLLTGDRTISFMGCVTQMYFFGSLAAAECYLLAAMSYDQYLAICKPLHYATFMTARFFLQLTAGSWISAFLAISIIVSFMSQLTFCGPNEIDHFFCELTPVIKLSCCDTIVVEFVAFLFASIFTLPSFLLTIISYVLIIATILRLSSISGKQKAFSTCSSHLVAVTIFYRTLMIVYVLPKNNTLRDLNKLFSVFYTVLTPMVNPLIYSLRMLKVSCLRADVAHLPSFPLPVSSAAYTAG, from the exons ATGGCCTGCTTGGTTTCCCGTGCCTTGTATGTAGTACTAAAAAGCTTGTGTTTCTTTTGCTTCATTATTTATCCTTCATGTGAGAAGAAGGCATCTCCCTTGGCACTTCGGATG GTAGATGAGATGACAGCTCAG ATGCAATCAGTGGCAAACACTGAGTGGGGCAATCAATCGATAATCACAGAATTCATCTTCCTGGGATTTGAGAATATTCAGGATCTGAAGGTTCTTCTCTTCCTGGTATTTCTAGTGATCTACATTGTGACCATGACCGGGAACATGCTCATCATTGCTCTAGTTATGgctgatcagcaccttcacacccccatgtacttcttcctggggaacttgGCCTGCTTGGAGAACTGCTacacctccaccatcctgcccaggctgctggccagtctcctgacgGGGGACAGAACCATCTCTTTCATGGGCTGTGTtacacaaatgtatttttttggtTCTTTGGCAGCTGCAGAATGTTACCTCCTCGCAGCAATGTCTTATGATCAGTATCTGGCAATATGTAAACCACTGCATTATGCAACCTTTATGACAGCCAGGTTCTTCCTTCAGCTCACAGCTGGGTCTTGGATAAGTGCATTTCTGGCTATTAGCATAATAGTATCGTTCATGTCACAGTTAACTTTCTGTGGCCCCAATGAAATTGACCATTTCTTTTGTGAGCTCACCCCAGTGATAAAACTCTCCTGCTGTGACACAATCGTGGTGGAATTTGTAGCATTCCTATTTGCCTCCATTTTCACTCTGCCCTCATTTCTATTAACCATTATCTCCTATGTTCTTATTATAGCCACCATCCTGAGACTCTCTTCCATCTCTGGAAAGCAAAAGGCattttccacctgctcctctcacctcgTAGCTGTTACAATTTTCTACCGGACACTAATGATTGTCTATGTGTTACCAAAAAACAACACACTCAGAGATTTAAACAAATTGTTTTCTGTCTTCTACACTGTCTTAACTCCTATGGTCAATCCCCTTATATAtagcctgagg atgttgaaagtatcttgtctccgcGCTGACGTCGCCCACTTGCCCAGTTTCCCTTTGCCAGTTTctagtgctgcatatactgctggataa